GAGGTGTTCGCGGAGCTCGGCGTCGAGGACGCTGCGGTGACCCACTCCCTACGCCGGAACAGACCAGAGCTGGAGTCGGTGCTGACGGGTCTCGGCCTGCTGTACCGCCGGGGTGCCGAGGTGGACTGGCGCGCGACCTGGCAGACCGGGCGCCCCGTCGATCTGCCCGTCACGACCTGGCAGCATCGGCCGCACTGGGTTGCCGAACCGCCCCGGGTCACACCGCTCGCCGCCGCACACGACGCGGGACGGCACACGCTGCTGGGCGGCAGGCTCGATCTGGCAGGTCCGCCGCCCATGACGGTGTGGGTCACCCGGCTCGATCGCGAGAACCGGCCTTATCCCGGCGATCACCCGGTGCGTGACGTCGAGATCGTCCCGGCCGCGGTACTGCTGAACACCTTCATCGCCGCCGGGAGTCCCGACCGGGGGCACGATCTGGTCGACATCGTGCTGCGAGTGCCGGTCAGTCTCTCCGCCGCACGAGACGTGCAGGTCACGCGCCAGGACGACTCGCTCCGGCTGACCGCCAAAATCGTGGGTGACGAGCAGGGCACGGGGTGGATCACCCACACCACCGCCACGCTCGCGTCCTGCCCCGACGAGGACGCCGAGGCCCTCCCGACCGTGCAGGACACCGCCGCGACGGAGGAGCTCCCGGTCGATCGGGTGGTGGACGGACTGGCCGCGCTGGGTGTCACCGCCATGGGATTCCCCTGGATGATCGAACGGCTGCGCGGTGGAACGGGCGTCCTGACGGCCACCGTCCGCGCGGACCACGATCCCGAGCGCGAGCCCACGACCTGGGCGCCCGTCCTCGACGCAGCACTGTCCGCGGCCTCGGTCGCATTCCCCGGCCCGCCCGTGCTGCGGATGCCCGCGAGCATCCGGCGGCTCCGGCTGACCGGGCGCCCGCCTGCTCAGGCACAGGTGACCGTGTCCGTGGCGGGTAAGGACGTCGTCGACGTGCTCATCACCGACGGCGACGGGACACCGGTGGGCAGGCTGTCCGGACTTCGCTACGGGGTGCTCGACGGCGAGGCCGACGAGCGGACGGACCCCGCAGCCCTGGTGCACGAGGTCGTGTGGCGACCGGTGGAGTGCCGGGCGCAGGCGGAGTCCTCGGCATCCACCTGCCCGAGACCCGCCACGGTCGCCGTCGTCGGCCCCCTCGGCCCATTGCGCGAGGCGGTGAGCGAAGGACTTCGCCACGCAGGCCTGCGCACCAGGGCCGTCGCCGAACCCGAGGAACTGCAGGACGACGACCTGGCCGAGGACCGCGTCGTGATCGTGGTGCCTGGCGTCGGATCGGCGAGCGGAATCGGCGAGGCCGCGTTCGACGCGTCATGGCTGTTGGCCAGGACGGCGCAGCAGGTCGCGGCGACCGGCGTGCGCGGCGGGGCTCGGCTGTGGTGCGTCACCCAGGGGGTCCGCGACGCCGTCGACGCCCGATCGCTGGCTCATGGACCGCTCTGGGGCCTCGGCCGGATCATCGGCGGCGAGCATCCCGACCGATGGGGAGGCGTCGTCGACGTCGGACAGCCGCCGGACGACGTCGCCGCCCTCGTCGACGTGATCGGTACCGTGCGCGGCGAAGACGTCGTCGCGGTGATCGACGGTGCACCGTTCGTCCCTCGGCTGCAGCGGCCTGCGAACGATCCGCCGCGCCTCCCGACGCGGTGCAGACCGGAAGGGACCTACCTCGTCACCGGGGGGCTCGGTGCTCTCGGCCTCGACGTCGCCCGGCGACTGGCCGACCGGGGCGCACGCAGGCTGGTCCTGGCAGGCCGCCGTGGCCTGCCGCCGCGTGACCGCTGGGCTGAGTGCGTCGATCCCGCCGACACCGCCCGGATCGAGGCCGTCCGCGATCTGGAACGGGCCGGGGTCACGGTCGCCGTCGTCGCCGTCGACGTCGCGGACCCGACGCAGGCCCGGCGGCTGCTCGATCCGGCCACGCTGGGTCTACCGCCCATCCGAGGCGTGGTCCATGCCGCCGGAGTCCTCGACGACCGGATGCTGCGCGATCTCGACGCCGAGTCCTTGCGCCGGGTCCTGCGCCCGAAGCTGGCGGGTGCGCTGGTGCTGCATGAGATGTTCCCCCCGGGAGCCCTCGATTTCTTCGTGCTCTTCTCGTCCGCAGGCCAGCTTCTCGGGTTGCCGGGGCAGGCGTCCTACGGCGCGGGGAATGCCTTTCTCGACACGCTCGCGACCCATCGACGCCGCAGCGGCGATCCGGCGACGACGAGCCTGGCCTGGACCTCATGGCGGGGACTGGGCATGTCGACGTCCACGGAGGTCATCGATGCCGAACTCGCCGCCAGAGGCACGGCGGACATCACGGCTGCCGAGGCATCCGACGCCTGGGACCTGGCCGATCGGCACGGCCTCGCCTACGCAGCAGTGCTGCGGACCGTACCGCTGGGCCCGGGGGATCGCAGACCCGCGCTGTTCGCGGATCTGCCCGACGACGACCGTCGGAGCGACGAGGTCCCCGAGCATCCGCGACTCTCCCCGGTGGCCGATCCGGAGGGACGCGGCACGCAGGTCATGCTGCTGGAGGAGATCACCCGGCAGGTAGCGGCCGAGACCCGACTGGCCGTGTCCGAAGTGGACCGGCACCGGCCGCTCGTCGAGATGGGCGTCGACTCGGTCATGACCGTCCGAATCCGGCGCGGTCTCGAACGGCGGTTCGACCTGTCATTGCCCACGACCCTGTTCTGGGATCGGCCGAGCATCGACGCCGTCGCCGCGCTGTTGGCCGAGCACGTCGAGCAGGCAGGCCACGACGACGGGGAGACGCGATGAACACCGAGGCGCTGGTTCCGTGGCCCGCCGATCTCGCCCACGCCTACCGCGTGGCGGGCTGCTGGCGGGGCAGGTCGTTGGGCTCCGGTCCCTGGGAGTGGGCCGAACAGTGGGGCGACCGCGTAGCCGTGGTCGGCGGAGATCGGCGATTGACCTTCCGAGAACTGGCGATGCTGACGGACCGGCTCGCCGAGGGGTTCGGCGCTGTCGGCCTGGTCCGGGGAGACACCGTCCTCGTACAGCTGCCGAACGGGTGGGAGTTCGTCGTCACCACGCTCGCGTGCCTCCGCGCCGGGGTGGTGCCGGTGATGATGCTGCCCCCGCATCGTGAGTACGAGCTGGCCTCGATCGGCCGCCACGTCGACGCCAAGGCGCTGATCGTGCCCGACGACTGGCGCGGGTACGACCACCAGGAACTCGCGCTGCGAGTGGCCGCCACGCTGCCCTCCCCCGCCAAGGTGATCGTGGCAGGCGAGAACGTCCGGTCCGAATGCCTCGGGCTTCGGGAGCTGATGAGCCGCAGCGGCCAGGTCGACGCCCGCCGCCGCAGACTCGACGCCGTGTCGCCCGACGCCTCCGACGTCGCGGTGTTCCTGCTTTCCGGCGGCACCACCGGCGTGCCGAAGGTGATCGGCCGGACACATGACGATTACGACTACAACATCCGCCGGAGCGCCGCCGTCTGCGGCTTCGGACCGGACACGGTGTATCTCGCGGTCCTGCCCGCCGGACACAACTTCCCGTTGGCGTCGCCGGGAATCCTCGGTGCGCTGTCGGCAGGCGGACGGGTCGTGATGCTGCCGAGTCCTCGATCGGAGACGGTCTTCGCCACGATCGCGGCCGAGCGCGTCACCGTCACCTCGGCGGTCCCGGCCATCGTCCTGCGCTGGATGGAGGAGGTGAGTGTGACCGGGCCGGACCTCTCCAGTCTGCGCATCGTTCACGTCGGCGGATCGGTGCTGTCACCGGAGGTCGCGGCCCGGATCGGCCCGGCCCTGGGCTGTCGTGTGCAGCAGGTCTACGGAATGGCGGAAGGACTCCTCTGTTACACGCCGATCGACGCACCCGACGAGGTCACGCACCGAACCCAGGGAGCTCCGATCAGTCCGTACGACGAGCTGCTGGTCGTCGACCGCGACGGTCGAGCGGTGCCCCGGGGCAGGATCGGCGAGCTGCTCACCCGAGGGCCGTACACCCCGCGCGGGTACTTCGGGGTGCCCGAGCAGAACGCGCTCTCCTACACAGAGGACGGCTGGTACCGAACCGGCGACCTGGTACGGATCACTCCCGAGGGCAACATCGTGGTCTGCGGTCGGGTGAAGGACTTGATCAACCGGGCGGGCGAGAAGATCTCGGCAGGCGAGATCGAGACGCTGGTGCAGGAGATGCCCGCGATCATCGAGGCCGCCGCGGTGGCGATGCCCGATCCCCAGGTCGGCGAGCGAGTGTGTCTGTTCGTCCGTGCCCGTCCAGGCCGGACCCTCACCTTGGACGACGTCGCCGAGGCCCTCACCGCCAGAGGCGTTGCCGCGTTCAAGATTCCGGAACGGCTGGAGCTGCTCGACGACCTGCCGCACACGCCCGTCGGCAAACCGGACAAGGCCGCGCTGCGCGGGCTGCTGGCGGCGAAGCCCGACACCCGCTCCTGACGAGCATCCCGGTTCCGAGGCCCCGCCCCGGCTAGACCTGACGACGACCTCCCGAGCAGCCCGGCCCGGCCCCTCGGTCAGAGCGTCCCCGCTGACTGCACGGCGCGAGTGGGCCTGTCGACGACGGTCTCGCCGCCCGGCCGACACTCGGCGGTCGGGCGGTCGGCCACGCTGTCGACGACGAGGGGTGAACGCCGGGGCTGCACCAGGACACGGCGGCGACCGGCGAACTCGCCAGGAACCCGCACCACGCACCACTCGGGTCCCGCCCGGACGGCGTCCTTCTCTCGGGCCCTGGCTCGGGCCCATGCGAGCCGCGCGCCACCCACACAGGCCGCCGCCCTGCCGCGCAGCCGCGTCGCGGTCGGCGAGGCCGGACCGGGGCACGCCGGGGAGTCCCGGCCGATGTCGCCGAGGAGACATCGGCCGGACTCCCGCTGCCGCCGAGCAGGCGGCCGCCGTCGACAGGTCGGGCTTTCGTCGCCTGTCACACGGCCGAGGAACTCGGCAGGCAGGAGACGTTCGCGGAAGATCAGACGGCCGGCCCCGTGCGACCGAGGTGCGGCCGATCCCGCACGCACTGTCGGGACCAGTTGCCCGGTGCCCGGCGCGGAGATGGACTCTCAGCCGGTTCTAGCGTCGAGCACGCTGCCGAGCATCGCCGCGAACTCGTCCGGGTGAGTCACGTAGCCCACGTGTCCACCGGGGAAGTGCATGATCTCAGTGCCGAGACGTCCGGCGAGTTCCACATTGGGCAGGTAGGGGAAGTGTTCTCGTGCGGTCGTCCCGCCCGCCAGGATGAGACGATCCGAGAACGTCCGCAACGCCTCGATGTCCGGCAGAAAGGCGGGGTAGGTGCGGATCTCGTGCTCGAACCAGAAGAGTTGATTGCGTCGCAGTCTCGTCAGCATCTCGGCGAGCCGGTCCGGCGGCAGCGCGGAGCCTTCGGGTGCCCTGGTGGGCGTGGTCATCCCCATGCCCTCGCGGAACATCTTCCGGGCCGCCTCGACGCCGGACTGCCGAAAAGTGGTGTACAGATCGGCATAGAAACCGAGCCAGTGTGCCGAGTCGGGCAGCACCGAGGCCAGCGGCGGCTCATGCGCGATCAGCGTCCGTAGGCGATCCGGGTGCCGCTCCAGCAGTGCGAGCGCGATGACGGCACCGGAGCTGCTGCCCAGCACGTGGGCGGGTCCGTCGGCCACGTGGACCAGCAGCCTGCGGGCATCGTCCACGTCCTCGGTCAGGCGGCGCTCGTCGTCGACCGGTCGCAGCATCGGGCTGCGGGAGAAGCCGCGTCGGTCGTACGTGATGACGGTGTAACGGTCGGCCAGCGCGTCCGCCAACGGCGCGAAGGGCTCCGCGTCGCCGTTGCCGGTGGGAATGATCAACAACACGGGTCCCGACCCTCGCACCTCGTGGTGCAGACGCGCCCCCGGCACGATCAGCGTGTCGATTCTGGGTTCGTGTCGCATAGGTCCTCCGATGATGGCGAGTGCCGTCGGGACGGGGCGGACGCGCTGGGGCTACCGCTTCGATGCGGCGGCACGAGACGGAAGGTGGCGCAGAGTGGTGAGCGCGAGCACCGTCAGGCCGAGGAAGGCGACCGCGCAGATCGTCGCGGTGGTGTTCAGACCGGCGACGAAGGCCTGTCGGGCCGAGTCGACCAGGCCATCGGCGATCGGGGGTGACAGCTCGCCTGCCGAGGCGAGGGCGCCTGCGAGCGTCTCCCCCGAGGCCTCCCCTGCCTCGGTACCCGCGAGCTCCGGCGGGACGTCCACGCCCGCGCGGTAGACGGCGGCCCCGACGCTGCCCAACAGCGCGATGCCCAGCGCGACCCCCAGTTCCCCGCCGGTCGACTGCAACGAGGACGCGGACCCCGCCTTCTCCGGCGGGGCCGAGGGCACGACGACCTGAGCGACGAGCGGGCCTACCGGGCTGACGCCGAAGTAGACGCCGGTGAAGCCGATTAACAGGACGGCGAGTCCCGTCTCGGGCCCGACCTGGGTCAGCACCACCATGCCGACCGCCGCGATCACCGCTCCCGAGGCGATGAGATAGGCAGGCCGCACGAGGTGGCCCACCGCCTGGCTCAGGAAGATGCCGATGATCAGGGCGAGTGTCGGGACCAGCACCCACAGCCCGGCGTTCAGCGGCGAGAGCCCCTCGACGAGTTGGAGATGCTGGGCCACGAGGAAGCCGGTGCCTGCCTGCACGGCGGCGACGAGCAGCCCGATGACCAAGGCGGCACTGACCGCGCGGATGGCGAACAGCCGCAGGTCCAACAGTGGTTCGGCCAGCCGACGCTGCCGAAGGACGAACGCCAGGCCGAAGAGGAGGCCGATCGCGGCGGCGGCGAGCGGCAGGAACTGCCAGCCGACGCGGGCGATCTCCTTGACGCCGTAGACGAAGGGCAGGAGGGCGGCCAGCGACAGGACCACGCTCAGCGGGTCGAGCCTGCCTGCGCCGGGGTTGGCGAACTCCGGGAGCAGCCGCCGCCCCGTCACCAGCAGCACCACCATCACGGGTACCGCGACGAGGAAGGCCGAGCCCCACCAGAACCAGTGCAGCAGAACGCCGCCGAGGACGGGACCCAGCGCCACCCCAGCCGTCAAGGCTGCCGACCACACCGAGATCGCCACCCCGCGCTGCGCAGGATCGCGGAACATCCCCATCACCAATGCCAACGTGGAGGGCACGATCGTGGCTCCCGCGATGCCCAGCAGGGCACGCGACGCGATCAGCATCTCGGCCGATGACGAGTACGCAGCGATGACGGACACCACGCCGAAGGCCGCCGCGCCGATGAGCAGGAGGCGACGTCTGCCGATCCGATCGCCGAGCGTCCCCATCGTGACGAGGAAGCCCGCGATGAGGAATCCGTAGGCATCGGTGATCCACAACTGCTCGCTGGCACTCACCGACAGGGCCGCCGTCAGCTCAGGCAACGCCAAGAACAGCACGCCGATGTCCAGCATCGTGAGCATCGTCGGCAACATCAGGACCGCCAGGGCGGTCCATTCCCTGCGGCCCGCCTTCGGTGGGGGGCCGTCCCCGGGCACGGTCATCAGCTTCTCCTCATCGACGTCGGTGCCGTGCGCGTGGCCGCACAGCGGATACACCGCCCGAGACGGCCGGGACGGGACAGCGGCCCGCCCCACAACGCGGTGGGCGGGCAGAACGGACCCGGTTCGACCGGCTGTGCGGCGGCTGGCCCGCTCGCCGGGCACGCTCGTGTGTCGGCGCGGACGCCGACAGCGCTAGCCGCGGCGGTGTTCGAGGGTCATCCGTTCCAGGAGCGGGACGACGTCGGCGGGGCTCGGCATGGCGAGCCACGTGTCGAAGACGTCCTGAGCACCGCGCTGAATCGCCGGGTCCTCGACGGCCGTCAGGATCACCGCCCGGATCTCCTCGACAGACTGAGTCCGATGATTCAGCCGAAGGCCCGCGCCCCGACCGACCACGTAGTCAGCGGTGGGGGTCGCCTCCAGCTTCTTGGCGGGCAGCTCCCACGAGGTGACCTTCTCGACGACGTCCTCGCTGATGCCGAACTCGAACCCCACCCGGTAGGTGCCGTCGCCGGGCATCTTCGGGTCGACCTCGACGGGCTGCATCATCAGCGTCTCCCCCGTGTCGCAGACGATCTGCGGCACCTTGGCCGCGACGGGCGCGCCGAAGGTACCGAGGCCCCCATGGTGGATCAGGACCGAGCAGGTGGGCATCAGCTGGGTCAACGGGACCCATTCGATCGTGCGCACGTTGTCCGGAATCCGCTCGACTCCCTCCAACTGCGGGGCGTTGACGGTCGCGATCATCTCGACGTCCAGGCCGTCGACCGCCTCCAGGATCTTCGGAGTTCGTCCCCAGTCGCCCTTGATGAACCTGCGCGTGGACTCCCCCAGCGATAACGCCACCCTCGGCCGCTCCGGCCGACGGTGCAGCCATCGCGGGAACGGCTCGGCGCCGTTGTAGGGCACGTACCGCATCGACAAGGTCGTCGTGCTCGTCGGGAGGACCAGCCCGGGCGGCATCGGGTCGATACTCCACTGTCCGTACAGCAGCTCGTCGTCGACCTCCATGCCGTACTTCTCCGCCAGGGGCGCCATGAGCTCGGCCTGCGGATTGGGCGACAACCCGGCAGCGAGCAGCTCGGTCCGGCGCTCTGCCAGCCGGTCCAGGCTCCACGCCAGGTAGTCCGGTCCGATGAGCATGCGGGCGTGGGCGGCGCCACTGACCTTCGCGGCGACAGGGCCGCAGGCGAACGTCGGATCCCAGATCACCAGGTCGGGCCGCCAGTCCCGTGCGAAGTCGATCAGCTCATCGGCATACGGCAGATCCGTCCTCACATAGTCGGAGATCGGGTTCAACAACCATTGGAAGTAGGCGATCCAGTGTTCCCGCGCCGCCGCGTCCAGCCCGAGTGCATCGGCATAGCGGAGCACCTCCTCGGGATGGGAGGGGGCGCGCGCGTCGGGCCGTGTCCTTGCCTCGTCGACCCGAGCATCGCCTAGACCGACCGGGGTCAGTCCCGCCGCCGTGACAGAGCCTTCGAAGCGGGCATGCGAGGCGACTCGCACCTCGTGTCCTGCGCTCTGCAAGGCCCAGGCGCAGGGCACCGCAGGCCAGAAGTGCGCGTGCGACGGGTAGACGACGAACAGGACTCGCATGAGATCTCCTTTGAGAATGTCGGCCCCGCATGGCAGCACCGAATCGGCGATTCTCGACCGGCCCGCCGAAAGTTCGAAAGTTCGGGATTCGGCCAACCCGGACAGTCCCGATCGATGCTCCTCCCCATGATTGGCATGCGGCACCGGACCCGCATCTTCGGAAATGCCCTATTGACGTTCCTTCCGCGCGATGTCCGGCCGGGCCTCGACAGATCGCGACGAGCGGGGTGAAACGCGGTCCTGGCGGGTTGATTCCGGTAAGGAGACACCGGGAACGGCGGTGTGGACGACCCGGCCACCGGCGGTGATGCGGTCGTTCCACGACCGCAGGCACCCCGCAATCACGAAGAACCACGCACGGTCGCCGGTTGCTACCTTGGCCGAGATAGTCGAGGTCACGGCATCGAAGCTGCCGACAGGGCAGGGTTTCCCTGCCGCGCAGGCGGCACGACGCGACAGCTGCCGACCGACCCCGTCACCGACCAGTCGGGCTGAGAGCCGAGGGATCGCCATGTCAGAATACGACGATGCCGTCAGACTTCCTGTCTCGGCATTCGCCGACCCCGAGAAGCTGTTCGCGATGCTGGGTGATCGCGGGCCGGTTCATCGGGTCACCCTGCCGGACGGGATGCCCACCGTACTGGTCACCGGGAATGACGCGGCGCGGGCCGCCCTCGCCGATTCCCGACTGGTCCGGGGAATCGACGCGGCGGCACCGGAACTGCATCGCTATCATCCGATGGGCGGCGCCGACTTCCCGCTTTCCGCACATATGCTCTTCGCCGATCCACCGAATCACGGGAGACTACGTCGGCTGGTCTCGAAGGCCTTCACCCGACGGCGGGTGGAGGAGATGCGTCCGAGGGTCCAGCAGATCACCGACGCACTGATCGACGCCGTCGCCGCTGACGGCTCCGCCGATCTCGTGACCGCGCTCGCGCTGCCGCTCCCGATCACCGTCATCTGCGAGATGCTGGGCATCCCGGTCGGCGACCGTGCCGAGTTCGAGGAACACGCCGAGGTCCTCACCGGAATCAACACCTCCTCCGGCTACGACGAGATCATCGCGGCAGGCCGCTGGCTGGACGTCTATCTCACCGCGCTGGTGAGCACGCGGCGCCGCGCCCCCGGCGCCGACCTCGTGTCGGCGATGCTGCTTGCGCAGGAGGAGGACGACCGCCTCACCGACGCCGAGGTGCGGTCGAACGCGATGCTGCTGCTGAGCGCGGGATTCGAGACGACGGTCAACTTGATCGCCAACGGCCTGCTCACGCTGCTGCGGCATCCCGAGTCGACGGCGATGTTGCGGGCGGACCCGACCATGATGCCCGGCGCCGTCGAGGAACTGCTCCGATTCGACAGCCCGGTGTCGAGCGTGACCTACCACTTCGCGCGGGAACCCCTGGAGATCGCCGGTGTCGAGATCCGACCGGGCGAGCACGTCGTGATCTCGGCCGCCGCCGCCAACCACGATCCGGAGGTCTTCGAGGAACCCGGTCGCCTGGACCTGCGGCGGGAGGTCGGAGGTCGGATTCTCGGCTTCAGCCACGGCATCCACTACTGCCTCGGTGCCCCGCTCGCCCGGATGGAGGGCGAGATCGCCTTCGCCACCGTACTGCGCAGACTCGACGACCTCCGACTGGCAGTTCCACCGACGGAGCTGGCCTGGAAGCCGAGCTACAACCTGCACCGGCTGACCGCGCTGCCGGTGGAGTTCACCCCCGTCACCGCCGCTCGGCCCGCACCCGCAGGCCCGAACCGCCGAGCCGACTGACCCTCGACGTCCGCCCGGCGATGCCGTCCACGCCGCACCCGCAGGCGTCGCCCCGCCTGACGAGTACTGCCCGCAGCAGGCCGCGGGCAGCAGGCCTCCGGGCAGCAGGCCGGTCGCACGGCGGGGAGCCGCCCCGCACGCCGCGCCTCGGGAACGACGACCCCGTGACGACACGGGAGCACGAGGCGAACAGCAACCCGAGCCTGCCGTCGGCAGGTTCGGACTCGATGACGAATGGAGCCCCACGATGCGAGGTCGACAGAGGATGTCCGTACTGGCTGCGGCGGTGGCCGTGACGGCCGCCGTCGCGGGATGCAGCCCGCAGCAGCCGCCCGATCCGCCCTCGACGAGTCCGGTCGACGTCGCCGCATCCACCAGCCCGGTCGACGACCTGCGCTCGATCCTGTTGCCCGTCGAGGAACACCCGGCGGGCAGCCAGCTCAACCCGGAGATGCCGCTGCGGGAAGCCGTGGCACGAGCGATGCCCGGCACCGGCGAGCCCTCTGGTGTGGTCGTGATGCCCCGATGCGTCAGTTACTTCTCGGCGATCGACGGCCTGGAGTCGTTGGAGGGCTGGTATCACTTCGGCAACCGCGCCGACGGAGCGCTCTTCATCGCCTTCGTGGCGGAGGCTCCTGGCAGCGACGCACTCGATCTGATCCGGATGCGAGTGGAGGGGTGCGGCGAGGGCCACCAGACCATCCAGGGCTGGCCGCCGAGCGCCACCGGAGGCGGGGAGACCGTCAGCAGCACCCTGTCGTTCACCGAACGCGAGATGGCGGAACTGCCGGACGCGCAGTCCCTCGGCATCACCCAGTCCATCGTGTTCAACGACCAGGACCACGAACTCGTGCAGACGATCCGGCAGAGCTGGCAATGCCCGGAGACCGCCTGCGTGTCCGAGGACTCGATGGTGCTGACCGACGACGTGTTCATCTGGGTTCACGAGGGTGGCGAAGGGTCGAACTCGGACGCGATCGCCGAGGCCATGTACGAGCGGATCACCTCCTGACGCACGAGGCGGAGGCGCTCGGCAGGCCGCAGCACCGGTCCCGGGGTCCGCGCCCACCGGATTCCTTCACCAGCGCGGACAGCGAGGACGGACAGCGACCCGCCGGGCCGCGTCGGCCCGGCTTCCCACGAACAGATTGGACGGACCTCCGATGGTGCGAGCACTGGTGACCGGCGGCTGTGGATTCATCGGCACCCACCTTGTGCGACGCCTTCTCGCCGACGGCGACGAGGTGACGGTCGTCGACATCGCGACGCCGCCCGACTCGCTGGGCGCCGACGGGGGGCGGGTCGGGCACCTGCGCATCGACATCCGTGATCGTGACGCCCTCCAGGAGGCCGTCTCAGCCTCGGAGGTCGACGTCGTCTATCACCTTGCCGCGGTCGTCGGCGTCGACCAGTACCTCGCCCGCCCGCTCGACGTCATCGACATCAACCTCAACGGGACACGAAATGTGCTCGACCTGGCCCGGCGGTCGGGCGCGCGAGTGGTGGTCGCCAGTACCAGCGAGGTGTTCGGGAAGAACCCAGCGGTGCCGTGGGCCGAGGACGGGGATCGCGTGCTGGGCCCCACCTCGGCCGACCGCTGGGCCTATTCGTCGAGCAAGGCGCTCATGGAACACCTGGCGTTCGCCTACATCCGCGAGCACCGGCTCGATGCCTCGATCGTCCGGTACTTCAACGTGTACGGGCCGGGGCAGC
The Actinoalloteichus fjordicus DNA segment above includes these coding regions:
- a CDS encoding type I polyketide synthase; translation: MNSSEPIAVLGMACRFAQGIDSPAAFWELLHDGRDTISKVSDDRWESYSWRDREYAEALRDVTRNGAFLDDIRGFDADFFGITPREAALMDPQQRIMLELSWEALEHAGIPPSDLGGSDTGVFVGVGSDDYGRRLLEDLPRIEAWTGIGASYCGVANRVSHALDLRGPSMAVDTACSSSLVSIHLAVQALRARECPVALAGGVLVMAAPGLSLVLDAAGATAADGRCKSFDANADGYGRGEGGGMLVLKRLTDARRDGDRVLAVIRGSAVRQDGRTSGIMAPNGEAQAHLMHQACENAQVDPADVDYVEAHGTGTPAGDPMEARAMGSVFGAGRAPGRPLLTGSVKPNIGHLEAAAGVAGVIKTVLALRHGMIPPSLNLVVPNPAVDWEESGLRVVTEPTRWPVSDRPRLAAVSGYGYGGTLAHVVLEEGDASESGGREAGLALYPLSAGSPEALRRNAERLADQLAACDASTGDIGHTLALRRTHLPYRTAVVARDREQLALGLRASVEAVATKAEPPSESGRATVWVFSGHGSQWRGMGRGLLRESPAFAEVIDAVEPVFREEIGLSPRATLLDDAPQSVDVVQPMIFAMQVGLAAVWRSQGLRPGAVLGHSVGEIAAAVTAGVFTLEQGARLVCRRSALLRQVAGNGAMAMVSLAAAEVRRRLGDRVDVVVAVEAAPHATVISGDVDAVAQLSARWRADGVAARAVDSDVAFHSPQMGPLLDALVAGTADLVPSPPTLPVYGTALANPRSTAPRDSRYWAVNLRQPVRFSSAVVAALEDGHRLFLEVSPHPVVEHSVEEVFAELGVEDAAVTHSLRRNRPELESVLTGLGLLYRRGAEVDWRATWQTGRPVDLPVTTWQHRPHWVAEPPRVTPLAAAHDAGRHTLLGGRLDLAGPPPMTVWVTRLDRENRPYPGDHPVRDVEIVPAAVLLNTFIAAGSPDRGHDLVDIVLRVPVSLSAARDVQVTRQDDSLRLTAKIVGDEQGTGWITHTTATLASCPDEDAEALPTVQDTAATEELPVDRVVDGLAALGVTAMGFPWMIERLRGGTGVLTATVRADHDPEREPTTWAPVLDAALSAASVAFPGPPVLRMPASIRRLRLTGRPPAQAQVTVSVAGKDVVDVLITDGDGTPVGRLSGLRYGVLDGEADERTDPAALVHEVVWRPVECRAQAESSASTCPRPATVAVVGPLGPLREAVSEGLRHAGLRTRAVAEPEELQDDDLAEDRVVIVVPGVGSASGIGEAAFDASWLLARTAQQVAATGVRGGARLWCVTQGVRDAVDARSLAHGPLWGLGRIIGGEHPDRWGGVVDVGQPPDDVAALVDVIGTVRGEDVVAVIDGAPFVPRLQRPANDPPRLPTRCRPEGTYLVTGGLGALGLDVARRLADRGARRLVLAGRRGLPPRDRWAECVDPADTARIEAVRDLERAGVTVAVVAVDVADPTQARRLLDPATLGLPPIRGVVHAAGVLDDRMLRDLDAESLRRVLRPKLAGALVLHEMFPPGALDFFVLFSSAGQLLGLPGQASYGAGNAFLDTLATHRRRSGDPATTSLAWTSWRGLGMSTSTEVIDAELAARGTADITAAEASDAWDLADRHGLAYAAVLRTVPLGPGDRRPALFADLPDDDRRSDEVPEHPRLSPVADPEGRGTQVMLLEEITRQVAAETRLAVSEVDRHRPLVEMGVDSVMTVRIRRGLERRFDLSLPTTLFWDRPSIDAVAALLAEHVEQAGHDDGETR
- a CDS encoding alpha/beta fold hydrolase, which codes for MRHEPRIDTLIVPGARLHHEVRGSGPVLLIIPTGNGDAEPFAPLADALADRYTVITYDRRGFSRSPMLRPVDDERRLTEDVDDARRLLVHVADGPAHVLGSSSGAVIALALLERHPDRLRTLIAHEPPLASVLPDSAHWLGFYADLYTTFRQSGVEAARKMFREGMGMTTPTRAPEGSALPPDRLAEMLTRLRRNQLFWFEHEIRTYPAFLPDIEALRTFSDRLILAGGTTAREHFPYLPNVELAGRLGTEIMHFPGGHVGYVTHPDEFAAMLGSVLDARTG
- a CDS encoding (2,3-dihydroxybenzoyl)adenylate synthase, which gives rise to MNTEALVPWPADLAHAYRVAGCWRGRSLGSGPWEWAEQWGDRVAVVGGDRRLTFRELAMLTDRLAEGFGAVGLVRGDTVLVQLPNGWEFVVTTLACLRAGVVPVMMLPPHREYELASIGRHVDAKALIVPDDWRGYDHQELALRVAATLPSPAKVIVAGENVRSECLGLRELMSRSGQVDARRRRLDAVSPDASDVAVFLLSGGTTGVPKVIGRTHDDYDYNIRRSAAVCGFGPDTVYLAVLPAGHNFPLASPGILGALSAGGRVVMLPSPRSETVFATIAAERVTVTSAVPAIVLRWMEEVSVTGPDLSSLRIVHVGGSVLSPEVAARIGPALGCRVQQVYGMAEGLLCYTPIDAPDEVTHRTQGAPISPYDELLVVDRDGRAVPRGRIGELLTRGPYTPRGYFGVPEQNALSYTEDGWYRTGDLVRITPEGNIVVCGRVKDLINRAGEKISAGEIETLVQEMPAIIEAAAVAMPDPQVGERVCLFVRARPGRTLTLDDVAEALTARGVAAFKIPERLELLDDLPHTPVGKPDKAALRGLLAAKPDTRS
- a CDS encoding MFS transporter, which encodes MTVPGDGPPPKAGRREWTALAVLMLPTMLTMLDIGVLFLALPELTAALSVSASEQLWITDAYGFLIAGFLVTMGTLGDRIGRRRLLLIGAAAFGVVSVIAAYSSSAEMLIASRALLGIAGATIVPSTLALVMGMFRDPAQRGVAISVWSAALTAGVALGPVLGGVLLHWFWWGSAFLVAVPVMVVLLVTGRRLLPEFANPGAGRLDPLSVVLSLAALLPFVYGVKEIARVGWQFLPLAAAAIGLLFGLAFVLRQRRLAEPLLDLRLFAIRAVSAALVIGLLVAAVQAGTGFLVAQHLQLVEGLSPLNAGLWVLVPTLALIIGIFLSQAVGHLVRPAYLIASGAVIAAVGMVVLTQVGPETGLAVLLIGFTGVYFGVSPVGPLVAQVVVPSAPPEKAGSASSLQSTGGELGVALGIALLGSVGAAVYRAGVDVPPELAGTEAGEASGETLAGALASAGELSPPIADGLVDSARQAFVAGLNTTATICAVAFLGLTVLALTTLRHLPSRAAASKR